In the genome of Hyphomicrobiales bacterium, the window GCTTCGGGCGCGATGCGGGAAAGCCGCCGAGTTGCCTCCGTCGCGTCGATGCGTCCATCGACGACGGCGCGGAAAGTCTCCGCGACATCAACCATTCCGCAATTCTGCGGCGACAGCCGAAAGGCCGCGATGCCCATGTCCTGAAGTGCGCCTAGCTCGTCGATCAGATTGACATAGGCGTGCGACAGCGTCTGGATGCCGTTGACGGCCAGGAACGGCTGGTCGCTCAGGGTACGCAGCGCCAGTCCGTCCGGGTCCTCGGCGCAGACGAATTGGCAATTGTCCTTGTGCAGCCCGTGCGCGCGGGCGTGATAGCAGCGCGCCGACAGCGCCAGCGGCAAACGCCCGAAAACCTGCACTTCCAGCTCGACATGGCCCCGCGCCGCCTTGCCGAGCGCGGCAAGCGAGGTTGCCGGCAACTCGACCGGAAGGCACACCCGGCGCGCCCCTTCGCCGGCGAGATAGAGGAGCGTGTCCTCGTTATAGACATTGACATAGGGGCCGACGACATGCGCGCGGCCGCGCAGATATGCGAGCGCGGACGGATCGTTGGCCTCGACCGGCAGCGTTTCGTCGCCGCACAGATCGCGTGCGGCCTGGGCCTCGCGCGCATTGGTGATCAGCGCCAGGGTCGAGAACACCACCTGCTTTCCGCCCGCTTCCAGCCGCGCGGCCACCTCCGGCAGCACCGCCGCGTAGAATGGCGCCCGTTTGGAGCACACCACTTCGCCGAGATAGACGCGGTCGACCGGCGCCTCGTCGGCGATAGTAAAGTAGAAATCGCGCCAGCGCTCCGCCGGCCAGTTGAACAGCGCCGGGCCGAGGGTAAGCTGCTCCTGCCCCTCCATCGTTTCCCTTCCCCTTACCGCCATGTCTTGCGATAGGCGCCGGCCGTCTGGCGCCCGCCCTCGCTCAAATTGGCAAGCCCACCGGCATCGACTCTCCCCCCCGCCGCCGCCGCATCGACCGCGGCGCGCACCTTCGCCACCACCTCGGCGATATAGGCGCGCCCGCGCTGCCGCCCCTCGATCTTCAGCGCCGCCACCCCGGCGTCGATCAGCTCGCCCAAATGGTCGAGCGCGTTCAGGCTCACCGGCTCCTCGAACACGTAGCCCGTCTTGTCCTTGACGGTGAAGCGGCCCTTGCACAGGGTCGGATAGCCGGCATCCTCGTCGGCGCCGAAGCGGTTGATGGTGAAGTCGCCGAGCTTGGAGGTGAGGGTATCTCCTTCGCGCTCATAGATGGCGTGACTGGGCGGCGAGCACACCCCGTTCATGTTAGGCGACTTGCCGGTTGCGTAAGAGGAGAGGGCGCAGCGCCCCTCGGCCATCACGCACAGGCCGCCGAATACGAACACCTCGCTCTCGCACGGGATGGCGCGGTTGAGCGCGGCAATGTCGGGCAGCGTCAGCACCCGCGGCAGCACCACGCGCTTGACGCCGAAACGCTCGACGAAATAGCCGATGGCATCGGCCGTCGAGGCGGAGGCCTGAACGGAAAGATGAAGCCTGAGATCGGGATGCGTCCGGGCCGCGTAGGCGGCAAGCCCGATATCGGCGATAATGACCGCGTCGGCGCCTTCTTCGGCCGCCAGATCGACCGCATGGTGCCATGGCCCGACATTTCCCGCGCGCGGAAAGGTGTTGACGGCGAGCAACACCTTCACTCCCTCGCCATGGGCGTGGGCGATGGCCTCGCGGAAATCCCGCGTCGAGAAATTGAGACCCGGGAAGTTGCGCGCATTGGTTTCGTCGGCAAGACCCAGATAGACGGCATCGGCGCCGGCCCCGATCGCGGCCTTGAGCGATGCCGGCGTGCCGGCCGGGCAGACGAGCTCCAATGTCCGCGCCGTCATGTCGTTTCCTCCGGGCGATGGTTGGCGCCCAGCAGAAGCGCCGTCAGCCGATTGAGAACGCCGCGCGCCGCCGCGACCGCGTCGGGCCCGCGTTCGCCGATGAGCCGAACCGGCGCCCCGAAGGGACCGAGCGCCTCCGCAAACTCTCTGAACAGCACGATCTCCTCGCTCTCGATGGCGTTGCGCAGGGCGAGCACGGCGCCGGTGTCGCCTTCGATCTCGATGTCGCGCGAAAAGAACAGCGCATCGCCGTCGAGCTCGCCTTCCAGCAGATCGATGAGGCGCAGCATTCGC includes:
- a CDS encoding U32 family peptidase, which encodes MEGQEQLTLGPALFNWPAERWRDFYFTIADEAPVDRVYLGEVVCSKRAPFYAAVLPEVAARLEAGGKQVVFSTLALITNAREAQAARDLCGDETLPVEANDPSALAYLRGRAHVVGPYVNVYNEDTLLYLAGEGARRVCLPVELPATSLAALGKAARGHVELEVQVFGRLPLALSARCYHARAHGLHKDNCQFVCAEDPDGLALRTLSDQPFLAVNGIQTLSHAYVNLIDELGALQDMGIAAFRLSPQNCGMVDVAETFRAVVDGRIDATEATRRLSRIAPEARFSKSFFEGEAQRA
- a CDS encoding peptidase U32 family protein, whose product is MELVCPAGTPASLKAAIGAGADAVYLGLADETNARNFPGLNFSTRDFREAIAHAHGEGVKVLLAVNTFPRAGNVGPWHHAVDLAAEEGADAVIIADIGLAAYAARTHPDLRLHLSVQASASTADAIGYFVERFGVKRVVLPRVLTLPDIAALNRAIPCESEVFVFGGLCVMAEGRCALSSYATGKSPNMNGVCSPPSHAIYEREGDTLTSKLGDFTINRFGADEDAGYPTLCKGRFTVKDKTGYVFEEPVSLNALDHLGELIDAGVAALKIEGRQRGRAYIAEVVAKVRAAVDAAAAGGRVDAGGLANLSEGGRQTAGAYRKTWR
- a CDS encoding SCP2 sterol-binding domain-containing protein; translated protein: MTHNHPRLFERLEGYWGARFVIDPVDLPIVFLLCPDPTAPRLTAAWSREGQNPTAVIGGRMLRLIDLLEGELDGDALFFSRDIEIEGDTGAVLALRNAIESEEIVLFREFAEALGPFGAPVRLIGERGPDAVAAARGVLNRLTALLLGANHRPEETT